CAGACAGGACGACTTCGGCAGACGTTGCTCCTGCGGGCACCCAGCCGTTGGCCTCCCGCAACAGCATCGCGGTGACTCCGCCTCGGTCCGTTGGGGTGACGGGCCCGATGGTCTTCGATCCCACGATCTGATTGGATGCATTCAGGAAGTTCACGTCGAGCGTCACATGGTCTTCCTGAGTCGCGTAGCCTCCGAGCCAGCCGGACAGCGCGTAATAGGCGCCTGCACCGTTGATCGACGACCCCGCGAAACCAAGATCGATGGTTTGCCGGCCGATGGAAGGTGTGCCATAGCCGCCCCCGAAGTGATTCGCACCGGGATCGGACGGTCCTGGATCGGTGAGACACGGATAGCCGCCCGGGCAACCGAGCGAGTAGTCGATCGCGGTCAGTTCCCCGGTCACGTTCCATCCGGGCAAGTTCGCCACGAAATTGCCATCTCCTCCGGCTGTCGCATCCGCGCCCGGGTTGACCAGCAAGTTCGTGTTCCATGCTGCCGAGACCAAGGGCGCTTGCGAGAGCAGGAGGGTACAGGCGAGTGCCTGCGGAATCGCGCGGCACAGGGCAGGAAAGCGGGTCAAGTTCATGGTCTCTCGTCTATGGTTGTGGTTGCCTGAGTGTCACGCGCTCACTGCTTCTTGTAGATCGCGTACCACAGCTTGTAGTCATTCTGCGTAATGCAGGCATCGGAATCGAAGTTGGCTGCAATCACGTACCGCGCGCTGCCGAAGCAGCTGCCCATGGCCGCGCGTTGCACATCCCGATCGAGAAGGTCGACCTTTCCATCGCCGTTGATGTCGCCCGGCTTGATGACCTTGAAACTCACCCGCGGAGCAGC
The sequence above is drawn from the Betaproteobacteria bacterium genome and encodes:
- a CDS encoding PEP-CTERM sorting domain-containing protein — encoded protein: MNLTRFPALCRAIPQALACTLLLSQAPLVSAAWNTNLLVNPGADATAGGDGNFVANLPGWNVTGELTAIDYSLGCPGGYPCLTDPGPSDPGANHFGGGYGTPSIGRQTIDLGFAGSSINGAGAYYALSGWLGGYATQEDHVTLDVNFLNASNQIVGSKTIGPVTPTDRGGVTAMLLREANGWVPAGATSAEVVLSAIRTGGSSNDGYADSLSFSLKQANTMLSAPNAASVGSTFTTTVVALSPFASAEESEELLAFGFDLDFDPTLLRLTNVSMPAGFDDDSSFFEDTDVAGSSFPGLPVSGDEDFTLVTLTFEVLAEGQAFIQVSSDAAGNFNEGLILAQGASIDVFGRTSVALAPVPEPSTLALAALGLAALGIRRRRIA